From one Solanum stenotomum isolate F172 chromosome 12, ASM1918654v1, whole genome shotgun sequence genomic stretch:
- the LOC125848739 gene encoding gamma-soluble NSF attachment protein has translation MGSDPEKLISKADKLTKLSFTRWSIDWKSATGLYEQAANGFRLSKSYEKAKEAFEKASKGQEMLSSPWDAAKHMESAATMAKELGNWKEVADFYRRASELYNECGRAQPASDALGKGARALEDGAPDVAVQLYTEACAILEEDGKEQMAFDLYRDAARVYLKLERYEDAATILISLALAADKCSATHSQCKAYLSAIIVYLYAHDFKQAEKCYNDCCQVEVFLNSDQGRCAGKLLSAYADGDVEDIKRVSQSSTVSNLDHTIIKIARKLPTGDVSALKNEAMKDNEDPLDEDDLT, from the exons ATGGGTTCCGATCCTGAAAAGTTGATCAGCAAAGCCGATAAACT GACAAAACTAAGTTTTACCAGGTGGAGTATTGATTGGAAAAGTGCTACTGGTTTGTATGAGCAGGCAG CTAATGGATTTAGGCTTTCTAAAAGTTATGAGAAGGCAAAAGAAGCATTTGAAAAAGCTTCAAAAGGACAAGAGATGCTATCCTC GCCTTGGGATGCTGCTAAGCATATGGAGTCTGCTGCTACCATGGCAAAGGAACTAGGCAACTGGAAAGAAGTTGCTGACTTTTATAGAAGGGCCTCTGAGTTGTACAATGAATGTGGGAGGGCCCAACCTGCATCTGACGCACTTGGAAAAGGCGCGCG TGCTTTAGAAGATGGAGCACCTGATGTAGCTGTTCAGTTGTATACTGAAGCCTGTGCCATTCTTGAAGAGGACGGGAAGGAACAAATGGCCTTTGATCTATATCGTGATGCTGCAAGGGTTTATCTGAAGCTTGAAAG GTATGAAGATGCTGCAACTATCCTAATAAGTTTGGCATTAGCTGCTGACAAGTGCAGCGCAACACATAGCCAGTGCAAG GCTTATCTTAGTGCAATCATTGTGTACCTATATGCCCACGACTTTAAGCAAGCGGAGAAGTGCTACAATGATTGTTGTCA GGTTGAAGTTTTCCTGAATAGTGATCAAGGTCGCTGTGCTGGTAAACTTCTTTCTGCATATGCTGATGGCGATGTTGAGGATATTAAACGGGTGTCACAATCAAGCACTGTATCAAATCTTGATCACACG ATCATCAAGATTGCAAGGAAATTGCCTACAGGGGATGTTAGCGCACTCAAGAATGAAGCCATGAAAGACAATGAAGATCCTTTGGATGAGGATGATCTGACCTAA